One segment of Pelecanus crispus isolate bPelCri1 chromosome 2, bPelCri1.pri, whole genome shotgun sequence DNA contains the following:
- the LOC142592967 gene encoding feather keratin 2-like gives MACYDLCNPCGPTPLANSCNEPCVRQCEDSRVVIQPPAVLVTLPGPILSSFPQNTAVGSSTSAAVGSALSAQGVPISGGFGYGYGFGGLGCFGARRACYPC, from the coding sequence atggcctgctacgacctctgcaacccctgcggacccaccccgctggctaacagctgcaacgagccctgcgtcAGGCAGTGCGAGGACTCCCGCGTCGTCATCCAGCCTCCCGCCGTGCTGGTCACCCTGCCAgggcccatcctcagctccttcccccagaacaccgccgtcggatcctccacatcggctgccgtgggcagcgctctcagcgcccagggagtgcccatctccggcGGCTTCGGCTACGGCTACGGCTTcggaggcctgggctgcttcggcgccagaagagcctgctacccctgctaa